A single genomic interval of Zonotrichia albicollis isolate bZonAlb1 chromosome 33, bZonAlb1.hap1, whole genome shotgun sequence harbors:
- the CELA1 gene encoding chymotrypsin-like elastase family member 1 — MMLQLVLLAALALCGRCSELDLDGMQRVVGGTEARSHSWPSQISLQYYSGGSWHHTCGGSLIHRNWVMTAAHCVNNNLQYRVVAGEHNLYSNDGTEQVFSVSKIVVHPYYNTNNVAAGYDIALFRLSSSATLNSAVQLAVLPREGTILSNNYPCYITGWGLTRTNGQLSSVLLQASLPVVDYQICSSASYWGSTVKNTMVCAGGDGVRSGCQGDSGGPLNCAVNGQYQVHGVTSFVSSQGCNVARKPTVFTRVSAYISWINSVIAQN, encoded by the exons ATGATGCTGCAGCTCGTGCTCCTCGCCGCGCTCGCCCTGTGCG GGCGCTGCTCCGAGCTGGATCTCGATGGCATGCAGAGGGTGGTCGGCGGCACCGAGGCGCGCTCGCACTCCTGGCCCTCCCAG ATCTCCCTGCAGTATTACTCCGGGGGCAGCTGGCACCACACCTGCGGGGGCTCCCTCATCCACAGGAACTGGGTGATGACCGCTGCCCACTGCGTCAACAA TAACTTGCAGTACCGTGTGGTGGCCGGCGAGCACAACCTCTACAGCAACGACGGCACCGAGCAGGTCTTCAGCGTCAGCAAGATCGTCGTCCACCCCTACTACAACACCAACAACGTGGCCGCAGG CTACGACATCGCCCTGTTCCGCCTGAGCAGCTCGGCCACCCTGAACAGCGCCGTGCAGCTGGCCGTGCTGCCCCGGGAGGGCACCATCCTGTCCAACAACTACCCCTGCTACATCACGGGCTGGGGCCTGACCCGCA CCAACGGGCAGCTGTCCAGCGTCCTGCTCCAGGCCTCGCTGCCCGTCGTGGATTACCAGATCTGCTCCAGCGCGTCCTACTGGGGCTCCACCGTCAAGAACACCATGGTGTGCGCCGGCGGCGACGGCGTGCGCTCCGGCTGCCAG GGCGATTCCGGCGGTCCCCTGAACTGCGCCGTCAACGGCCAGTACCAGGTGCACGGCGTCACCAGCTTCgtctccagccagggctgcaacGTCGCCCGCAAACCCACCGTGTTCACCCGCGTCTCCGCCTACATCTCCTGGATCAACAGC gTCATCGCCCAGAACTGA
- the LOC141726155 gene encoding chymotrypsin-like elastase family member 1 — MMLQLVLLAALALCGRCSELDLDGMQRVVGGTEARSHSWPSQISLQYYSGGSWHHTCGGSLIHRNWVMTAAHCVNNPRAAALGGLLASSFLAGPPRGSSGSALVPLGASRSRSRSGCPQLGADGAFVRLAASNLQYRVVAGEHNLYSNDGTEQVFSVSKIVVHPYYNTNNVAAGYDIALFRLSSSATLNSAVQLAVLPREGTILSNNYPCYITGWGLTRTNGQLSSVLLQASLPVVDYQICSSASYWGSTVKNTMVCAGGDGVRSGCQGDSGGPLNCAVNGQYQVHGVTSFVSSQGCNVARKPTVFTRVSAYISWINSVIAQN, encoded by the exons ATGATGCTGCAGCTCGTGCTCCTCGCCGCGCTCGCCCTGTGCG GGCGCTGCTCCGAGCTGGATCTCGATGGCATGCAGAGGGTGGTCGGCGGCACCGAGGCGCGCTCGCACTCCTGGCCCTCCCAG ATCTCCCTGCAGTATTACTCCGGGGGCAGCTGGCACCACACCTGCGGGGGCTCCCTCATCCACAGGAACTGGGTGATGACCGCTGCCCACTGCGTCAACAA CCCCAGAGCAGCCGCCCTTGGGGGGCTTTTGGCCTCCTCCTTTTTGGCCGGGCCCCCGCGGGGCAGCTCCGGGAGCGCCCTGGTGCCGCTCGGAGCCTCCCGGAGCCGCTCCCGCTCGGGCTGCCCGCAGCTCGGCGCTGACGGAGCGTTTGTGCGCCTTGCCGCCAGTAACTTGCAGTACCGTGTGGTGGCCGGCGAGCACAACCTCTACAGCAACGACGGCACCGAGCAGGTCTTCAGCGTCAGCAAGATCGTCGTCCACCCCTACTACAACACCAACAACGTGGCCGCAGG CTACGACATCGCCCTGTTCCGCCTGAGCAGCTCGGCCACCCTGAACAGCGCCGTGCAGCTGGCCGTGCTGCCCCGGGAGGGCACCATCCTGTCCAACAACTACCCCTGCTACATCACGGGCTGGGGCCTGACCCGCA CCAACGGGCAGCTGTCCAGCGTCCTGCTCCAGGCCTCGCTGCCCGTCGTGGATTACCAGATCTGCTCCAGCGCGTCCTACTGGGGCTCCACCGTCAAGAACACCATGGTGTGCGCCGGCGGCGACGGCGTGCGCTCCGGCTGCCAG GGCGATTCCGGCGGTCCCCTGAACTGCGCCGTCAACGGCCAGTACCAGGTGCACGGCGTCACCAGCTTCgtctccagccagggctgcaacGTCGCCCGCAAACCCACCGTGTTCACCCGCGTCTCCGCCTACATCTCCTGGATCAACAGC gTCATCGCCCAGAACTGA
- the GALNT6 gene encoding polypeptide N-acetylgalactosaminyltransferase 6 produces the protein MRLFRRRYSALKVALAGAVFVLFLFILQKDVGSKEPGEEPWLRNIVPGKGQVLDLMLGAVRDLRDSMPRLQIGAPEPPPEPLPSGRSCLPGVYTAAELRPLMERPPQDPASPGADGKAFKKDRWTPEETKEKERGYEKHCFNAFASDRISLQRALGPDSRPPECIDQKFKRCPPLPTTSVVIVFHNEAWSTLLRTVYSVLHSSPARLLREVILVDDASTDEYLKEELDRYVEQLQIVRVVRQRERKGLITARLLGASVASGEVLTFLDAHCECFHGWLEPLLSRIAEEPTAVVSPDIATIDLNTFEFSKPVQNGKQHSRGNFDWSLTFGWEVVPARERQRRKDETYPIKSPTFAGGLFAISRSYFEHIGSYDDQMEIWGGENVEMSFRVWQCGGQVEIIPCSVVGHVFRSKSPHTFPKGTQVISRNQVRLAEVWMDDYKEIFYRRNQQASQMAREKTFGDITERRRLRERLHCRNFTWYLQNVYPEMFVPDLTPTFYGAIKNEGTKSCLDVGENNHGGKPLIMYPCHGLGGNQYFEYTSQRELRHNIGKELCLRGAAGTAELGECQFRGKPGRVPASEEWDLAQNRLIKNLASGMCLTARGKHPALVPCDLTDPHQLWSFT, from the exons atgagGCTGTTCCGCCGCCGCTACAGCGCCTTGAAAGTGGCCTTGGCGGGCGCCGTCTTCgtcctcttcctcttcatcctccAGAAGGACGTGGGCAGCAAGGAGCCGGGCGAGGAGCCGTGGCTGCGGAACATCGTGCCGGGCAAGGGCCAGGTGCTGGACCTGATGCTGGGCGCCGTGCGGGACCTGCGGGACTCGATGCCGCGGCTGCAGATCGGggccccggagccgccgccggaGCCGCTGCCCAGCGGCCGCTCCTGCCTGCCCGGCGTCTACACCGCGGCCGAGCTGCGGCCGCTGATGGAGAGGCCGCCCCAGGACCCCGCCAGCCCCGGCGCCGACGGAAAAGCCTTCAAGAAGGATCGCTGGACTCCCGAGGAGACGAAGGAGAAGGAGCGGGGCTATGAGAAGCATTGCTTCAACGCCTTCGCCAGCGACCGCATCTCCCTGCAGCGGGCGCTGGGCCCCGACAGCCGCCCCCCCGA GTGCATCGATCAGAAGTTCAAGCgctgccctcccctccccaccaccaGCGTGGTGATCGTGTTCCACAACGAGGCCTGGTCCACCCTGCTCCGCACGGTCTACAGCGTCCTGCACTCGTCCCCGGCCCGCCTGCTCCGAGAGGTCATCCTGGTGGACGATGCCAGCACGGACG AGTACCTGAAGGAGGAGCTGGATCGCTAcgtggagcagctgcagatcgTGCGCGTGGTGCGGCAGCGCGAGCGCAAGGGGCTCATCACGGCACGGCTGCTGGGGGCCAGCGTGGCCAGCGGGGAGGTGCTGACCTTCCTGGATGCCCACT GCGAGTGTTTCCACGGCTGGCTGGAGCCGCTCCTGTCGCGCATCGCCGAGGAGCCCACGGCCGTGGTGAGCCCCGACATCGCCACCATCGACCTCAACACCTTCGAGTTCTCCAAGCCCGTGCAGAACGGGAAGCAGCACAGCCGGGGCAACTTCGACTGGAGCCTGACCTTCGGCTGGGAGGTGGTTCCAGCACGGGAGAGGCAGCGCAGGAAGGATGAGACCTACCCCATCAA ATCCCCGACCTTCGCAGGTGGCCTCTTTGCCATCTCCAGGTCCTACTTTGAGCACATCGGCTCCTACGACGACCAGATGGAGATTTGGGGGGGTGAGAACGTGGAAATGTCCTTCAGG GTGTGGCAGTGCGGGGGACAGGTGGAGATCATCCCCTGCTCCGTCGTGGGCCACGTGTTCCGCTCCAAGAGCCCCCACACCTTCCCCAAGGGCACCCAGGTGATCTCCCGCAACCAGGTGCGCCTGGCCGAGGTCTGGATGGACGATTATAAGGAGATCTTCTACCGCCGCAACCAGCAAGCCTCTCAGATGGCCAGAGAG AAGACATTTGGTGACATCACAGAGCGGCGCaggctgcgggagcggctgcactGCAGGAATTTCACCTGGTACCTGCAGAACGTCTACCCCGAGATGTTCGTGCCCGACCTGACCCCGACGTTCTACGGAGCG ATCAAAAACGAGGGCACCAAGAGCTGCCTGGACGTTGGGGAGAACAACCACGGCGGCAAACCTCTCATCATGTACCCCTGCCACGGGCTGGGGGGCAACCAG TACTTTGAGTACACGAGCCAGCGGGAGCTGCGCCACAACATCGgcaaggagctgtgcctgcGCGGGGCCGCGGGCACGGCCGAGCTGGGCGAGTGCCAGTTCCGAGGGAAGCCCGGCCGGGTGCCCGCCAGCGAGGAGTGGGACCTGGCGCAG AACCGGCTGATCAAGAACTTGGCCTCGGGGATGTGTCTGACGGCCCGGGGGAAGCACCCGGCGCTCGTTCCCTGCGACCTCACGGACCCGCACCAGCTCTGGTCCTTCACCTAA